In Lathyrus oleraceus cultivar Zhongwan6 chromosome 2, CAAS_Psat_ZW6_1.0, whole genome shotgun sequence, the DNA window tgaatgaggcatgtcacaaaagcatacatgttcaattagtctagcacaattaaaattccagccatgcacaactcaagaaatccacatcaaaaaatagaagacattcatatgatcattagaaaaatctggaattaattggatcattattctattttttatgaatttttgaaagATGATAAAAATATTGAAATAATGAAGAATAAACATGTTAATTTGGAGGGAAAGAATTAAAGTTGATTAATTTGTAAAAAAGCTGGAGACAGGGATCGAAGCATGTCCAGGCGCTAGGTTCAATACGCGGTCGTTTCAATTAAACGACGTGGCAGGCCACATCACGGTCCAAGGTTCACGTGGGACTGGTCAAATGACGCACGGCCTATCATATTGCCAGCGAGATGCACGCGTGGAAGGACATGTAAGCCCTAACTGGCCTTTGCAGGCGGCGGCGCTAGCGGCAGAAACCACCGTCTCCTTCGTTGAGACGGTGGCGAAACAGTAACGCCATGCCATTTTTTTTTGCAGATTCATGAAAATTTTATATCATTTTGAAGCTTATGACATGTAGGTTCCAAATCTATCAACATTTCATCCTAATTCCTAAAGAATCATGCAAATCGAATCCAAACATATTTGTATTCAAAACTTCCAATCACCATATCTCCATCCATATtgcaccaaatttcatgttctttATATCAGTCGAATCAGCAAGCAACGCACTACAAGTCTATGGCAATAAAAACAAGAATTAGGAGATGCgaaattttgacctcttgaagctccaacaatggcagtagcagattcaaggcttggcaagcaTCCAAATCTCTTCCTGTATCACTATTATGAAGCTTGAAGTTGAAATTGAGGCTTGGCACgacctagatctagctcaaaaatcattttccatcttcatgttcttcCTTGGATTATGCATGAATTCTGGCCAAAatcaatgatccaatgcttgatctacactaaatcaatatcagagaacaagaatatggaagaaaatcaatgtgttatgtggaagaaattgaagttttgatttggataaaaaatggagggaaaaaaatttgagatctagaaatgatgaatcttgaaaattctgttaggattaacCTTTTATATGCTTGCCTAATCAtgctgaaaaattaattaagctTTGGTTAATTGGAGATTAGTGAGAAATAAGGTGTAGTGCAAAAATTGattttttcaccccatgcatgcaatcccacgtgaacagtaaccaatggccatgcattttcacttaaaaccatattatgaacatgttggaatggttaaaaagtccacatgatgcaccaattttgaattcatgattttccctccaaaaatcacatttatgcaccaatgatcatatgatgaaatttcatgcaatgttatgaatgatttggaaagttcatgtcatgagaagaattatgcaaaaaggagcactcaatttggagttatgagtcaaaagttatggctcttggaagttccatgcacacttggcaatgatttgatcatatctcctcaaccattcatcagatgctcatgatcttagactttttggaaatgggagagaaagatcttaaactttcatgttaaacaaaatttcatttgaagcttattttattttggaaagttgagttgaagatggtccaaaaacttgccatttttggaaacttgaaattacaggtcactttccattttgggaaacttttgatctgacttcaaaatcttcaaggtagatgtttgacatgttgaataaacctctttgggacatgaatgaagtgtctcaaacaatttctccacctcctagccctcagttgactttcagttgacttttatgggccccagatgacctgaaactgcactaatgactttgagcctctagtACCTGGTCcaatggcttcaaaatgaacattgattcatgtaagctctctagaacaaccatagggcctatatctcatggaaaaaccttggtctcttgcacagatgaattctcttgatgccagtcttgactgatgaaatgcaatgttaatgcaatgttaatgacctaaaaatgaaatgaatgtacaaatggggggtgcaaatttgaggtgctacactatccaaggcacgaaaatgtcatgtgatccgacatatccttttgtgataatacttatgtgtataattacccttttgcccttatgtttatattgaacacaaggcatagaccgtgtcatccttgtccagttcaatattgggcccttagacatttatcctgttacgcgggatgggcaaattccatctaggtcactcaacatgcttcgtggagtatccatcaactgtctttatggtcatctagttacggataatgtttgatcaacaataaggcactcgactaTACATCTAGGTCCATAttggtttcaggtcgaaggatggtatacaccaatatcaccatgagaataacttatgaccttttgcataacattctatatagtattctcatagcgggtcaatccagtataaatattactcttaatattcatacctatgtttaagacttgataaccactaatccatgatccatgagatgtgatcatcagtctatatacataatagtcttaatgctttaatattatcccactttacaacaaagctcgactacagatactttaagaatattgtccttatgtttaatgggatgTCATGATGAAGTCACTCTTGATATATTAAACAGACTAGTTATTCTAGaaactttattaaacaaacataataaagaaaaagtattttattattaataaataattcgatacaagtaccaaaagtattggcctcaAGGGCTCACACCAACAAAAACATCTAAGGTTCAATCACAAACACTTTTCGTTGTACTTTTCTGCACATATTATCTTTATGATTTTTTTTCGAGTTTAATCCATTAAGTGAACTAAAACTTATGATTTGATTTACTAAAAATACCAGTAAGCAAGTTGCCGAGACTTCATCAATATTGTGTTGATTAAGATGGGCACTATTTTCTTTCACATGATCGTTGGGTATGTTATTCATGGTTCCCGAATCTTCAAACATAACAATGAAATTTGGTGATATAGCCTAAAAATTAATTATTGATTTAATTCCAAAGTCAACCTCGTATGACTTAGAATTTTGTCTCATGCACGTAGTATCTTGATGTGTTGTGCATTCGATTGAAAATTAGTTTCACTAGTACGATTACTTTTGTGGAGTATATTCGGATCATTGGGTTGGTTAGAAACAATAGACCTCACACCAAGTTTATGTGGCTTCCTTGCTTTTCTTTTGTTATGATCCATATGAATAACATTAATTAACATTAACAATATAATATTTGACATTAATATCTTCATCCACGTTAATAACTTTATGATTGGGAGATTTTCTATTTTTTATCTTAATTATTCTCTCCATCTTGATTAATATCAGTAACATTTGTACCTTTAATTTCAGTAACAAATCCATTAATTAGTTCAACAAACAAATGAGCAGCATCTATGCTatgttaatcattttttcatttttctccGGCATAACTTTAATGGTGCATTGTCTTGTGACATATCCATAACAATCGCATGTAGAGAATATAAAACATAGTCATTTATGTTCCACTAGATCCCATAAAATTTCTCATCCAAAATTATCCATAATTGGTTTATTGAGATCAATTTGGACACATACACAAGCCGATCTTGCTATTCAAACATTCAACTTATCTTTATCTACCTTAATAGGTGTACTAACTGCAACTAATAAGGCCAATAAAACACATTGTGACTAGGGAAACAAATCCAAACTATAGTCTTACCTATCTTTTGCAGTAGGAGGAACAAACTCCAGAGTCCAACGTTACACTATTAAATAGTGATCAAATATCATCCAAAGACCTCCCTCAATGATAGTGGATCGATCATCCTCTAAGTCGAACTTCACCATGAAGAATCCATTACCAATATTCATGATCTCAAATCCTCCTTTTAATTTCCATAAATGTTGTAATATATCACTCATTGTATGAAACCCTAAGCTTTTTCCTAAAAGTTTCACAACTAGAGCAGCCTTCCACGACTCTTGTAGACCTTCAAAAACACAAACATCAATATGTATCATAGGGCGTAAACGAATACCATCTTGATATTCAAAATTGACAAGTTACTCCTTGTACAAATTAACCAAAGGTCTTAGTGTGTTGGTTGGGTTTTGGCTCATCACTTTATCACGAAAGGAGATCTTAGATTTTTTATAATTCGGTAGCTTGTTGCTAGAACCAACCACAAAAACGAAATTTGAGAACTCTTTTTCATGCCCTAATAGATAAGAATGAAGACTTTTATATAAGTAATCAGCTCTTAAAACAGAAGTAAATGAAAAATTGTCTGAACCCTCTTGAACAATAAATTACACTTTTTAAACTCAATTCACACATTATAATTAAGTTATCTCCTATCTAAGTTAATATAAAAATTAAAGAAACTATTTTGATCCCTTATTTGTTTGTAATATTTATTgtctattttatttattttattatcaaTTTTATCTTGATAATTTTCATTTTTAACTAAATTCGTAATTATTATAGAGAATAAAAGTTTATAAAGTTAgttaaatattaaaaaatgatGACCAGGACTATACGGGGGAGGAGATTGTCTCCCCTGAAATTCTTGTTCAGTGAAATCCTATTCTTCTATTTTTTTTCAATTAAGTAAAATAAATGTATTTTAAAAAAGAACCAAGGGTGAGAATATCCACTTTATTCCTTCCAATAAAATTTCCACAATAGACGATCGAGCTCTTTTTTCTTCCGTTAATGTCTCtttcatttattattattttagaTTTCATGGATATAATAACAACATTCATActagaaaaagaaaaagaaaaagaaaaagaaaatgtaAGATCCTAGTCACTAATTTTTATAATTAATGTTCAATGAATGTTTTTCTTTTTCTAAGATTATTTAATAAATGCTCAAACGACCAAATTTATAAGTTCTATTAAGTCCTCAGCTCAATTTATAATCATATATAGATATTTTATGAATTTAAATCTGCGAAAATGAAACTTTAATCATTAAACTATTAGATACAAAATTCACACTCTTTTCTAATTTAATCAGAAGTTTTAGTAAAAAATTCATACTCTTTTCTAATTTAATCAGAAGTTTTAATTTCTTCCGTTTATCTGATATCATATTATGTTAGACGATTAGTTTCTTCAATACTCTATCCTTAAAAAAATTCTTATGATAATATCTTTAGAgagattaaaaataaaaagattaGAAGTTTTAATTTTTCCACTTATTTGAAATCATATGCTGTTAGGGTGTTAATTTCTGTAATCCTTAAAAAGTTCCTATGATAATATTTTTTGAGGGAATTAAAAATAGaaatttatatttaaattttcaaaaatttaaaGATTATTCTTTTGAACACAAGTTTCAATTTTTTAATGTTATATTCATATTGAAATTTTGTATTTTCATTATAAGGTGGACATGACTTTAGCTAGTTACTATAAAGGtaaaatatttatatataaaaaatttaattcatatatattttTAGTGTAAATAGTTTTTATAACGTTAGTCAATCACAACTATTAGATCTTTAAAAATAATTAACTATAATTATTATTGCTTTTAAAATCATATGATTGTGATAGGCTCACaatatattttttaaaacatTTATGGTGTATATTAATTAGAACATCCATATTAATAATATTGATTTAAGATCTTTAAATGAGTCTCAAATAttataaactaaaaagaaatAATATTTTAGTAGCATATATAATATAGTTAATATTTAAATTACAAACATATAGGTGACTCAATTAAACCAAATcaaaaaatatttatttattttggttAAATAAAGATACACTTAATTTGCTCTATCTTCACTCCTATAAAAAAGGAACGGGCATCACATGATAAAGTACATACGGAAAGAAAAATTAACAAGTAATCATCATAATTTTGAAACTTCAAAAAAAAGTTTGCTTTTTCAAAGAAGTTACCGTGAAACTTGGGAATTTTTGTTTAAAAAGAGCACACAAGAAAAACTTCGACTCCGGTATCAAATTTTCAATCAACCTTCGTCTTCTTTTTCTCAAATGGTTAAAGTTTATATTCAAAaattcaattattattatttttctcTAATACTTTCAGGGTTTAGGGTTTATTTCTCTCTAATCCAAATATAGATCTGTTATTAAAAATTATGAACTTGTAATATATGTGATAGTAAAACCCTAACCATACACATATATGCAATATGTAGAAAAACCCTATTTTGTGTTTATAATGTTTTCATCGGAAAACTTGTTTATTATTGTGTATTATTTCTGATTTCACTCATACATGTAATGTGTTTATTTTTCACAATTATAGAAGGCAAAAAGAAGCGTTTTCAATGGAATGGAATTTCTGCTAAAAAAATCCATTGGAATCTGTTGAGAAAGAGATTTATGAACCGCTTAACTGGAAGTGATTATTGGAGCTTTATTGAAGTTCAGTGATATACTTGTCCACTTATCATTATAAGGTTTGTTAATTTTGTTGACTTAATTATACAATTTTTGTTTTTTGTATGATATTTTCACTGCAATTGTTTTTTTTTCCTTTGTAAAAGGTTGTTACTTTAACTTCCaaatacaaatttcaaaatggatcCTCCACCATCTCGTGTCTCTAGAAGTAGAAGAATATTGAAAATTGTATATGATGATCCTGATGTCACAGATTCTTCATCTGATGAAAGAaataatattgttgtggataaAACAATGAGGAAGAGAGTTGTGCTTGAAATTGCATTTCCTAATGTTCCGAGTGATCAAACCGTTGATAATGAATTGAACAAGAACAATAATAGTTGTGAAACAACAAAACATGAAGTGAAACAACCATCTTGCAAACACAGAGGTGTTCGAATGAGAAAATGGGGTCGATATGCAGCAGAAATCCGCAACCCGATTAATGGTGAACGTATTTGGCTTGGAACTTTCGACAGCGCAGAAAAGGCTTCTAAAGCTTATGAAGCTAAAAGAGACGAATTCGAAGCTATATATAAGAAGGATTTTCCTAAAGGGAAGAAGAACAAGAGATTCAAAAAGGTTTCTTTTGCTGAACCTTTGGTTGCTTCTTCGAATGACTCCGAGAGAGACACCTCAAATATTCCTTTATCTTCGCCTGAATTTGTTAAGAATGTTGAAGTCTCAAGCGATGAAACTAATTCTTTACAAAAATCGGACATAGTGCAACAACCGAATGTTGTTGCGAATGTTGATGCTTCATCGCAACTTGAATCGGATTGGTTAACATTGGATGATTCAGAGTTGGACTTGGGTGCAAGTAATAAAGATCTTGGTTGCCTGGATGACTTGAATGATATTGATATTCCATTTGATTTTGATTACTTTGGAACTCAATTTGCGGTTTATCATGGGATTCCTAGTTCGATTGGAGAACCTCGCAAAAGAAGCTCGATTAAAGAACTTCCCAATATACCAAAGCAAATTAAAGAACCTCTCAATATACCCGGCCAATAATTTTTGCAGTTCTGAATCATTATTCTAGGATACTACAACTGTTACTACAAGTTTTATGGTGTTTGTTGCTATGATTTTCTTGATCATCAAAATGAAATTCATCtttcaaatttttttttaaacttaAACATAATTATATTTATGTTTCCTTTTCAAATACTTTGATTTCATTGTTTATTTGCTAGATTGTTTTTTACATCATCTATGGTTAAGTTATGTTAATTTTGtgggaaaaggaaaagaaagaaatTTGTTTAGAAAATAATTTTTCACTCGTCAGTTAGTTGGAGAGTGATGATTTTAACAATATACTTCGTAAAAGATCAATACGCCACATTATTactagatttatattttgttaGATAGTTAACACAAGCATTCTCTTTCATAAAAGTATGAATATTTGAACTCGTCATTTTTTAGAGATAAATTTTTTAATGTTGTGAATAATTGTTACATAATGATGTCAAATATTAGCATACTCTTAGATAAGTTTGATAGTAGAATTGAAGTCAGAATAACACATCAAATATTTGATGTCGCATCATACCTTTGTGTGCATTCTACCTGATCATTCTCGTTGGTTGATATATCATACCTATCAATAAAATCACAAGTTAATGAACACCTTTGATTTAGCGACATTCACTTTAAAGTcaaaaaacatagaaaaataaTTGAAGATATCATAAATGATCCTTCTTAGGAAGACATGCCTAATCAAAGTTAAGGAACACCTTTGATTTAGCAAAATTCACTTTAAGGTCAAAAAACATAGAAAAACAATTCAAGATATCATAAATAATCCTTCTTAGGAATTAGTAACCTTCGtaaaaagaaaaatattattACGAGATAACTAGACATGATTTTTGATGACCTTCATTGATTGCCATGATGATCGTCTGAGACAAGAACTTCGTGTAGGTAACAAAGATAGTCCGTCGGTGACGGAGCTAGAACTTTTTAATAGAATGTgtaatttatatatata includes these proteins:
- the LOC127122621 gene encoding ethylene-responsive transcription factor ERF118 — translated: MDPPPSRVSRSRRILKIVYDDPDVTDSSSDERNNIVVDKTMRKRVVLEIAFPNVPSDQTVDNELNKNNNSCETTKHEVKQPSCKHRGVRMRKWGRYAAEIRNPINGERIWLGTFDSAEKASKAYEAKRDEFEAIYKKDFPKGKKNKRFKKVSFAEPLVASSNDSERDTSNIPLSSPEFVKNVEVSSDETNSLQKSDIVQQPNVVANVDASSQLESDWLTLDDSELDLGASNKDLGCLDDLNDIDIPFDFDYFGTQFAVYHGIPSSIGEPRKRSSIKELPNIPKQIKEPLNIPGQ